In the Gossypium raimondii isolate GPD5lz chromosome 9, ASM2569854v1, whole genome shotgun sequence genome, one interval contains:
- the LOC105797956 gene encoding probable 2-oxoglutarate-dependent dioxygenase SLC1 has protein sequence MSPTEMAMTNDDAKEANEFQKGVRHLLENGVRKLPSKYVLPLSDRPSVDKEQPTVAKSSLKLPIIDFAELQGPNRSQVLNSLSSACEEYGFFQVVNHGIPIEVIRSMIDVSARFFNLPYEERSKYMSSDMAAPVRYGTSMNQNKDAVFCWRDFLKLVCHPLSDVVSHWPSSPMDFRESVATYAKETKYLFLRIMEAILESLGLWGATKDDRTPENDEILKQLGGGSQLMVVNCFPPCPEPDLTLGMPPHSDYGFLTLLLQDDVEGLQIQYKGEWITVEPMHNSFVVNIGDHLEIFSNGRYKSVLHRVFVNPAKLRLSVALLHSLPFGYMVRPSPKLIDDANPRRYKDTDFATFLHYISTCEPKKKNFLESRKFT, from the exons ATGTCTCCCACGGAAATGGCAATGACAAACGACGATGCAAAAGAAGCTAATGAGTTCCAGAAAGGAGTAAGGCATCTTCTTGAGAATGGAGTTAGGAAACTTCCTAGTAAGTATGTATTGCCGTTATCTGATCGACCCAGTGTGGATAAAGAGCAGCCAACTGTGGCTAAATCTAGTCTTAAACTGCCCATAATTGATTTTGCTGAATTACAAGGCCCGAACCGGTCCCAAGTCCTCAACTCCCTCTCCTCTGCTTGTGAAGAATATGGGTTTTTTCAG GTAGTGAATCATGGGATCCCCATTGAAGTTATAAGAAGCATGATTGACGTGAGCGCCAGGTTCTTCAATCTCCCATACGAGGAAAGATCCAAGTACATGTCTTCCGACATGGCCGCACCTGTTCGATATGGAACAAGCATGAATCAGAATAAAGATGCTGTGTTTTGTTGGAGAGACTTCTTGAAGCTTGTCTGCCATCCATTGTCTGATGTTGTCTCTCATTGGCCTTCTTCTCCCATGGACTTCAG GGAATCGGTGGCCACCTACGCAAAAGAAACAAAGTACTTGTTTCTAAGAATAATGGAGGCCATCCTAGAGAGCTTGGGCCTGTGGGGTGCCACCAAAGATGACAGGACACcagaaaatgatgaaatcctAAAGCAATTGGGTGGTGGAAGCCAGCTAATGGTGGTTAACTGTTTCCCTCCATGCCCTGAACCTGACCTCACCTTAGGAATGCCACCACACTCGGATTATGGATTCTTAACCCTTCTTCTCCAAGATGATGTTGAAGGTTTACAGATTCAATACAAAGGAGAATGGATCACCGTTGAACCAATGCACAATTCTTTTGTTGTCAACATTGGTGATCACCTTGAG ATATTCAGCAACGGCAGATACAAAAGTGTGCTGCATAGAGTTTTTGTGAATCCTGCTAAGCTTCGGCTATCAGTGGCCTTATTGCATAGCCTACCTTTCGGTTACATGGTTAGGCCGTCGCCGAAACTAATTGACGACGCTAATCCAAGGCGCTACAAAGATACAGATTTTGCCACTTTTCTCCATTACATCTCAACCTGTGAGCCCAAGAAAAAAAACTTCTTGGAGTCTAGGAAATTTACCTGA